Proteins from a genomic interval of Aspergillus flavus chromosome 7, complete sequence:
- a CDS encoding nucleotide-diphospho-sugar transferase: MAPHTTVADFSPDECCGEQFFTFTSAKGELAPHLPRLRLVGQNDLPLVETFVPCCGESLDIILDTARAACAIDYPTARFCVTVLDDGNSAALHKAIADLCKIWPNLSYHSRGVKPNVKVFAKAGNLNYGLFEIKRPFPPEFIAVMDADYMPTPDFLRATLPHMLTRSKLAIVESAQYYYNLPDGDPLDQALDYYSAIKIPQLNRLGKSFASGSGCVIRYNTLLKTGGFPTFGSVEAVTLSSILTQSGYQILVLTEMAQLGLVPGSFEGHVLQTSRNKVGVSEQILTWSPSTSNTIPPRYRPLLPTTLLRLQMVLAVLYISSFWLYEWLRAAHTGFRVSTFHHLREWFLATRHMYALLHFYLFSFQSSSKWPASLATNVTPLLSYSDLKPHSPQVQHLAITVSEP; encoded by the exons ATGGCCCCACATACAACTGTTGCTGACTTTAGTCCAGATGAATGTTGTGGGGAACAATTCTTCACATTTACTAGTGCTAAAGGGGAACTTGCTCCCCATCTTCCACGGCTCCGTTTGGTCGGACAGAATGACCTGCCACTGGTAGAAACTTTTGTACCATGCTGTGGAGAGTCATTAGACATCATCTTAGACACTGCGCGTGCTGCCTGCGCTATTGATTACCCTACTGCAAGATTCTGTGTTACTGTGCTTGACGACGGTAACTCAGCTGCCCTACATAAGGCAATTGCCGACCTATGCAAAATCTGGCCCAATCTGTCCTATCACAGCCGTGGAGTGAAACCAAATGTGAAGGTCTTTGCCAAAGCTGGTAATCTCAATTACGGGTTGTTTGAAATCAAGAGACCCTTCCCCCCAGAGTTCATTGCTGTTATGGATGCAGACTACATGCCGACACCAGACTTCCTGCGGGCAACTCTCCCGCATATGCTAACGCGATCCAAACTGGCGATTGTTGAGTCAGCACAGTACTACTATAACCTCCCCGATGGGGATCCTCTTGACCAGGCATTGGACTACTACTCAGCAATCAAGATCCCCCAGTTAAACAGGTTAGGCAAAAGCTTCGCTTCTGGGTCAGGGTGTGTCATTCGTTATAATACACTCCTTAAGACTGGTGGCTTTCCAACATTCGGATCAGTAGAGGCCGTCACATTATCGTCCATTCTCACTCAGTCGGGATATCAGATCCTCGTCCTCACAGAAATGGCCCAGTTAGGGTTAGTCCCAGGGTCATTTGAAGGACACGTATTGCAAACTAGTCGTAACAAAGTTGGAGTATCTGAGCAGATACTAACTTGGAGTCCATCTACAAGCAACACTATACCACCACGATATCGACCG CTTCTTCCCACCACCTTGCTAAGGCTGCAGATGGTCCTTGCGgttttatatatctctagtTTCTGGCTGTATGAGTGGCTTAGAGCTGCGCACACAGGATTTCGTGTATCAACCTTTCATCACTTGAGAGAGTGGTTTCTTGCAACTC GACACATGTATGCCCTCTTACATTTTtaccttttctctttccagtCTTCCAGTAAATGGCCTGCCAG CCTGGCCACCAATGTTACTCCTCTGCTATCTTATTCTGACCTCAAGCCTCACTCCCCTCAGGTGCAGCATTTGGCCATTACGGTATCCGAACCGTAA
- a CDS encoding sugar transporter, with protein MTESSETRRDNLERPRTPPGTVYLGEGRIDLDGVEQDADGHVILQPQPSNDPNEPLNWPTYQKAINFSIACLFTLMVFATLDVGTVTWPSLGEELGYGDGYLTDSYAAGLAGMALGCIFFIPAADLIGRKPVYLFASLIMVLANVGQATFQTRTQYIVLQTIAGLAGSVNDTIIQMTIVDLFFVHQRATMNGIYTTMVVVGTYLSLIPAGYIISSQGWRWVWWWCAILNAVVLLLIIFAYEETRYGRPAGNCYIGQDPPAALGSEEKQPTTSKFDKEKAIPLPRDTIPPRPVEEPIPPRKRYLERMTAFEPTDGISFKTYWRHMWTPFLLFFRIPAVAFVGIEYSLMMCWVAILATTQPILFAAPPYNFSSVGVGNINIAPFIGAVVGAIYGGPLNDYYVVYMARRRAGIYDPELRLHMLLAPLIVCPLGLFLYGISIANEQPWIVPCIGSSFVGFGIGSVTSIILPYYGDSYRELVAEGLVVITFIRNVVSTGISFAINPWMTGLGVQNMFISTGCLCFGTMVFIIPMMIWGRKARSSTADYYLSAVAAG; from the exons ATGACCGAGTCATCCGAAACACGGCGAGATAATCTGGAAAGGCCGCGGACGCCACCTGGGACGGTTTATTTGGGAGAAG GACGCATAGATTTGGACGGAGTCGAACAAGATGCCGACGGCCATGTTATTCTTCAGCCCCAACCATCGAACGATCCCAATGAACCATTG AACTGGCCCACATACCAGAAGGCTATCAACTTCTCTATTGCTTGCCTGTTCACCCTGATGGTTTTTGCAAC TCTGGACGTCGGAACAGTGACCTGGCCTTCCCTGGGAGAGGAGCTCGGTTATGGAGACGGGTATCTCACTGACAGCTATGCGGCTGGATTGGCCGGCATGGCACTCGGGTGCATCTTTTTCATCCCTGCGGCCGACCTAATCGGGCGGAAACCTGTATATCTCTTCGCTTCGTTGATAATGGTGCTGGCGAATGTGGGTCAAGCGACGTTCCAGACCCGAACCCAGTATATCGTCCTACAGACGATAGCGGGACTCGCAGGCTCAGTCAACGATACTATTATTCAGATGACT ATCGTGGATCTTTTTTTCGTCCACCAGCGTGCAACAATGAATGGTATCTATACCACAATGGTGGTCGTTGGC ACATATCTTAGTCTCATTCCGGCCGGATACATCATCAGTAGTCAGGGATGGCGATGGgtatggtggtggtgtgCCATTCTCAACGCAGTGGTACTACTCTTGATAATCTTCGCGTACGAAGAAACCAGATATGGAAGGCCTGCAGGGAACTGTTATATCGGTCAAGATCCCCCAGCCGCACTGGGATCCGAGGAGAAGCAGCCTACAACTTCCAAAttcgacaaggaaaaggcGATACCGCTCCCTCGTGACACAATCCCACCCAGGCCTGTGGAGGAGCCTATCCCACCACGGAAGAGGTATTTGGAAAGAATGACTGCATTTGAGCCCACCGACGGTATCAGCTTCAAAACGTACTGGCGGCATATGTGGACaccatttctccttttctttcgcaTTCCAGCAGTGGCCTTTGTTGGCATCGAATATTCTCTCATGATGTGCTGGGTGGCCATTTTGGCCACAACACAGCCTATCCTATTTGCGGCACCCCCGTACAACTTCTCATCGGTGGGGGTGGGCAACATTAATATTGCACCATTCATCGGTGCAGTCGTCGGGGCCATATATGGGGGTCCTCTAAATGATTACTATGTCGTGTACATGGCCCGGCGCCGAGCTGGAATCTATGACCCGGAGCTCAGACTGCACATGCTTCTTGCGCCACTAATAGTCTGTCCTCTAGGTCTCTTCCTTTATGGTATTAGCATTGCCAAT GAACAACCATGGATTGTCCCGTGTATTGGATCCTCCTTTGTCGGCTTTGGAATCGGATCCGTAACGTCTATTATTCTCCCGTACTACGGAGATTCCTATCGTGAG CTTGTCGCTGAAGGGCTCGTCGTCATTACATTCATCCGCAACGTAGTCTCGACAGGTATATCGTTCGCTATTAATCCGTGGATGACCGGGCTTGGTGTCCAGAATATGTTCATCAGCACTGGATGCTTGTGCTTTGGCACTATGGTCTTTATCATTCCCATGATGATTTGGGGTCGGAAGGCGCGTAGCAGCACCGCCGACTATTACTTGAGTGCGGTCGCTGCAGGTTAA
- a CDS encoding C6 zinc finger domain protein, producing MTPQTKSYRPPRRRPAHLRTKTGCLTCRKRKKKCDETPGTCSNCARRWLSCEWPANLRVNQKHTGPEQLSHSKTHSERSPQLLINEWHATQYAFVADYAASASPSWDTEGGSEVLPSPMESNTPSSQDDFMMALSSSPSSSLNYISPSICLSPAITPASAPLFNFLRAVFLPQLIRPMAHDRVIKSAADESLILALHTPFYMHALLACCGAEIPVDDMCSQVHFQKLARMHYVKAIAGLRESLDSGILDAENTAIIRTSLMLCIYERSKPRLSRGVDAHILGLAQLIQLRFRHNQTTTEFQSESETNTARVILEAFIFHATTCIPFQQTTKQPEPVEAALSLAETRLQEMYRWKVPVHPESPVLGAPPKLFVYAREIALMHERSSVEGIDIARCYELQQMLSHFNECGFEESAHSSEYDRLARTTYTPLLLGPRLYIVVSKILLEHMINNNSTTTDTSLQELVCEGIRLVSKLDPSTDYYAEYYCWPMVVLGTFTTDSAHRKCLLSQAMAFWKATRNGTMRRLVDMLTTLRQI from the exons ATGACACCCCAAACAAAAAGCTACCGTCCACCTCGTCGACGACCGGCGCATTTGCGGACGAAGACTGGCTGTCTCACAT gcaggaagaggaagaagaagtgtgATGAGACTCCCGGGACATGCTCTAATTGTGCCCGAAGGTGGCTTTCCTGTGAATGGCCTGCGAACCTACGTGTGAATCAGAAACATACCGGTCCTGAACAACTGTCGCACAGCAAAACCCATTCAGAAAGATCTCCTCAGCTTCTCATCAATGAATGGCATGCTACCCAGTATGCATTTGTGGCAGACTATGCAGCTAGCGCTTCTCCCTCCTGGGATACCGAAGGAGGAAGCGAGGTGCTTCCTTCTCCCATGGAGTCTAATACACCAAGCAGTCAAGATGACTTCATGATGGCTCTTTCCAGCAGTCCTTCATCTAGTCTCAACTATATCTCCCCATCGATCTGTCTATCACCCGCCATAACCCCTGCCAGCGCGCCTTTATTTAACTTCCTAAGGGCTGTCTTTCTGCCTCAATTAATCCGACCAATGGCCCATGATAGGGTCATCAAATCTGCCGCCGACGAGTCATTGATACTGGCATTACATACTCCCTTCTACATGCATGCCCTTCTCGCGTGCTGTGGTGCAGAAATACCGGTGGACGACATGTGTTCGCAGGTACATTTCCAGAAGCTTGCCCGCATGCATTACGTTAAAGCTATTGCGGGACTACGTGAAAGTCTCGACAGCGGCATATTGGATGCTGAGAATACAGCAATCATTCGAACATCACTTATGCTGTGTATCTATGAG AGATCAAAGCCACGCCTCTCAAGGGGCGTGGATGCCCACATACTTGGCCTTGCACAGCTAATTCAGCTGCGCTTTCGACATAACCAAACAACAACTGAATTTCAATCAGAATCGGAGACCAACACGGCTCGTGTAATACTAGAAGCTTTCATATTCCATGCGACCACATGTATTCCGTTTCAACAAACGACGAAGCAACCCGAGCCTGTCGAAGCCGCCCTTTCACTAGCAGAGACCAGACTCCAAGAAATGTACAGATGGAAGGTACCGGTCCATCCCGAGTCACCTGTGCTCGGAGCACCGCCGAAGCTGTTCGTATATGCCCGTGAGATCGCCTTAATGCATGAGCGATCCTCTGTTGAGGGTATTGATATCGCAAGATGCTACGAGTTGCAACAAATGCTGAGCCATTTCAATGAATGTGGGTTTGAAGAGTCAGCTCATTCGTCCGAGTACGATCGGTTGGCCAGAACTACCTATACACCTCTTCTGTTAGGCCCGAGACTATACATTGTTGTTTCCAAGATACTTCTAGAGCATATGATCAACAACAACTCGACCACTACCGACACCTCCCTTCAAGAGTTAGTTTGTGAAGGTATCCGGTTGGTCAGCAAACTTGACCCGTCGACAGATTATTATGCCGAGTACTATTGTTGGCCAATGGTAGTCCTGGGAACCTTTACAACTGACAGTGCACACCGAAAATGTCTCTTGTCCCAAGCTATGGCCTTTTGGAAGGCGACAAGGAACGGGACAATGAGACGGTTGGTGGATATGCTGACGACCTTACGGCAGATATGA
- a CDS encoding dehydrogenase with different specificitie, protein MAFARRLAILPGGLGGLGSSIGKKLRQQGARLAILYAPFEAARRDQLLESTYGRVPDSDEIRAYECDITSPESVQSVFKALDKEMVQPSSFSMADRTFPSILINTAGYVNLSDMESTPPEDTMKHLTTNVFGPMLCSQAFARLYFTASKAAKSSGSPPPGRIVNIASQAAHVALPRHGAYCASKAALLGLTRSMASEWGGRGITTNSVSPTVAWTELGKKAWGQEDVREAFLKTIPTGKFALPDEVADAVLFLCKDSSGMINGADIRVDGGFTIQ, encoded by the exons ATGGCGTTTGCTCGCAGGTTAGCAATCCTTCCCGGAGGCTTAG GTGGGCTTGGGTCAAGCATAGGCAAGAAACTTAGACAACAAGGAGCCCGACTGGCCATTCTGTACGCGCCCTTTGAGGCTGCGCGTCGAGACCAGCTGCTGGAGTCTACCTACGGTCGGGTTCCCGACTCAGATGAAATCCGAGCCTATGAATGTGACATCACGTCGCCGGAGTCTGTCCAGTCGGTATTTAAAGCGCTGGACAAGGAAATGGTCCAGCCGTCATCTTTCTCTATGGCTGATCGGACCTTCCCAAGTATTCTGATCAATACAGCTGGTTATGTCAATCTGAGTGATATGGAGTCGACGCCACCCGAGGATACCATGAAACATCTCACCACGAATGTTTTCGGACCAATGCTGTGCTCTCAGGCGTTTGCTCGACTCTACTTCACTGCCTCCAAGGCGGCGAAATCTTCAGGCAGTCCTCCACCCGGGAGAATCGTCAATATCGCGTCGCAGGCAGCGCATGTAGCACTGCCTCGGCATGGCGCATACTGCGCGTCCAAAGCTGCACTGTTAGGATTGACACGCAGTATGGCCTCCGAATGGGGAGGTCGTGGCATCACAACGAACTCTGTCTCCCCAACGGTAGCATGGACCGAGCTTGGAAAGAAAGCGTGGGGACAAGAGGATGTCCGAGAAGCCTTCCTGAAGACGATCCCGACCGGCAAATTCGCGTTACCGGATGAGGTGGCGGATGCtgttctctttctctgcaaG GATTCCAGTGGTATGATTAACGGCGCCGACATCAGGGTGGATGGTGGTTTTACCATTCAATAA
- a CDS encoding putative metal-dependent hydrolase: MRGTTLFTRYKYYNWSIIHKHKTSMASTILTNGRIFTPSTSSDGYEFQQTMIINGDRIEYVGSPNHDAIQQAKDSGAREVDLQNKIVVPSFIDSHMHIVHFALSRRKLSLLTCKSLEEIRQAIKSFAEAHPKEPRIMCKSWVQSTTGGEALASMLDDLDPRPIYIHANDMHSGWCNTAALEELGVATMADPPGGTIHRDENGKPSGLLSEMAHLGIVPQFLVRATPLEAKLDALDDAMAAYTAAGYSGMIDMGMDDIEWDVLKAWRQRHGEKFPFHIAAHWVIPPNDDLDVVLGEVDRAIALHREYDPATSPTFCIVGIKLMCDGVVDGCTAALTDPYQGCENPVDPIWPEDFLQAVVKKADAAGLQIAIHAIGDKAVKNAIDALSLAQPGRRHRIEHLELTSPEDAKRLGQLGITASVQPVHSDPALFRAWPELIGEHRCARAFAYREFLEGGAPVAFGTDSPTASHPALPNLYNATTRRSAIEPECTETVNSHFGLPLAAAVTAATTGAAYSRWADSWTGSLKAGLSADFVVLDMDWKAENLLKGKVQQTWARGRKTFDSSSDRAQL; the protein is encoded by the coding sequence ATGCGAGGCACCACCTTATTCACCAGATATAAGTATTACAATTGGTCTATAATACATAAGCACAAGACCAGCATGGCGTCCACAATCCTCACCAACGGCCGCATCTTCACACCGAGCACCAGCTCAGACGGATATGAATTCCAACAAACCATGATAATCAACGGGGACCGCATCGAATATGTCGGATCCCCGAACCACGACGCTATCCAACAAGCTAAAGACTCCGGTGCCCGCGAAGTGGACCTACAAAACAAGATCGTGGTCCCAAGTTTCATCGATAGCCATATGCATATTGTGCACTTCGCGCTGTCACGTCGCAAGCTGAGCCTTCTGACATGCAAATCGTTGGAGGAGATTCGACAAGCTATCAAGTCCTTTGCGGAGGCTCATCCAAAGGAGCCCCGGATTATGTGCAAAAGCTGGGTTCAGTCGACGACCGGGGGAGAAGCGCTGGCAAGTATGTTGGATGATCTGGATCCGCGGCCGATCTATATCCATGCGAATGATATGCATTCCGGGTGGTGTAATACTGCTGCGTTGGAGGAGTTAGGGGTTGCCACGATGGCTGATCCACCCGGTGGAACGATTCATCGTGACGAGAATGGGAAGCCGTCGGGTTTGTTGAGTGAGATGGCTCACTTGGGTATCGTGCCCCAGTTTCTGGTCAGGGCTACCCCGTTGGAGGCTAAGTTGGATGCTCTGGATGATGCGATGGCAGCGTATACTGCGGCTGGATACTCGGGGATGATTGATATGGGTATGGACGATATTGAATGGGATGTGTTGAAGGCGTGGCGGCAGCGACATGGGGAGAAGTTTCCGTTCCATATTGCGGCACACTGGGTGATTCCACCGAATGATGACCTGGACGTGGTACTCGGTGAGGTCGACCGGGCGATTGCTCTCCATCGGGAATATGATCCAGCGACATCCCCGACCTTCTGTATCGTAGGCATCAAACTGATGTGCGATGGTGTGGTTGATGGCTGTACTGCAGCCCTGACCGATCCGTATCAGGGATGCGAGAATCCGGTGGATCCGATCTGGCCTGAGGACTTTCTGCAGGCTGTTGTGAAGAAGGCAGATGCGGCTGGACTGCAGATCGCTATTCACGCCATTGGCGACAAGGCCGTCAAGAATGCGATCGATGCCCTATCTCTAGCACAGCCTGGCCGTCGTCATCGCATTGAACATCTCGAGCTCACGTCTCCCGAGGATGCGAAACGCCTGGGTCAACTTGGAATTACGGCATCTGTTCAGCCAGTACATTCGGACCCTGCTCTGTTCCGCGCCTGGCCGGAACTCATTGGGGAGCACCGGTGTGCCCGTGCATTTGCCTACCGTGAATTCCTTGAGGGTGGTGCTCCAGTGGCATTCGGTACGGATTCACCTACTGCATCCCATCCCGCCCTACCAAATCTGTACAATGCTACAACACGCAGATCGGCCATTGAACCTGAATGTACGGAAACGGTCAACTCTCACTTTGGATTGCCtctcgctgctgctgttaCTGCCGCGACAACTGGTGCGGCCTATTCACGTTGGGCAGATTCGTGGACGGGATCCTTGAAGGCTGGGTTGAGCGCAGATTTTGTGGTACTGGATATGGACTGGAAGGCAGAGAATTTACTCAAAGGAAAGGTACAGCAAACCTGGGCTCGAGGACGGAAGACCTTTGATAGTAGTTCCGATCGTGCCCAACTATGA